The Daucus carota subsp. sativus chromosome 9, DH1 v3.0, whole genome shotgun sequence genome window below encodes:
- the LOC108201263 gene encoding probable nucleoredoxin 1 encodes MVRYSTREEAAKAQDALDENRLGYKRSEYEKYERLPGENNKERVKAEHLEDKVVVIYFLPLYLDCPHQSEHYMSVLKEARDPEKLFEDLFSSMPWTAIPYSDAETRKTMQRNFGCGRHKEHFALTMFVVDPTSLVLQCDSGYVFGEFGASGYPFSDKRLEFMLAEDDAAAKQPSLRTLLATSERDYVISNKGHKVSIETLEDKVVALYFYHARSANHYLIETLKVAKNNYKFEVVLLYITEPDLCDGRSYGENSFWKEFKTMPWLALPFRDECCKKLGRVFRQSNNDAEGYDKLVIIGPHGKFIEPFGADILLEYGISAYPFTFSKAVELEIEKIKQLKLEKLWDKNTVCRRNNGSQVSFSELCGKRVMLVLERIGGRKSDFCESSPNAYFLIMLKGRYLLTKGTDDEFEVIRILADNLEFSNGRHFDLKIEGYSTSLEGDLGDHN; translated from the exons ATGGTAAGATATAGTACTAGAGAGGAAGCCGCGAAGGCTCAGGATGCCCTGGATGAGAATCGGTTGGGCTACAAACGATCCGAATATGAAAAGTATGAG AGATTACCTGGTGAGAATAACAAGGAACGTGTCAAGGCTGAGCATTTGGAAGACAAGGTCGTCGTTATTTATTTTCTGCCGTTATATTTGGATTGTCCACACCAGTCAGAGCATTACATGTCGGTGCTCAAGGAG GCAAGAGACCCTGAAAAGCTTTTTGAAGATTTATTTTCTAGCATGCCATGGACTGCTATACCATATTCAGATGCAGAAACCAGGAAAACTATGCAAAGAAACTTTGGTTGTGGTAGGCATAAAGAACACTTTGCATTAACCATGTTTGTCGTTGACCCAACTAGCTTGGTTTTGCAATGTGATTCTGGGTATGTTTTTGGGGAATTTGGAGCCTCGGGCTATCCTTTTAGTGACAAAAGATTAGAATTTATGCTAGCGGAAGATGATGCAGCCGCTAAGCAACCCtccttgagaacactcttggcAACCTCTGAGCGTGATTATGTCATTTCAAACAAAGGACATAAGGTATCTATTGAGACTCTTGAAGATAAGGTTGTAGCCCTTTATTTCTATCATGCTAGAAGTGCCAACCATTATCTAATTGAAACACTTAAGGTGGcgaaaaataattacaaatttgaGGTCGTGCTCCTCTACATTACAGAGCCAGATCTGTGTGATGGCAGAAGTTATGGTGAAAATTCGTTCTGGAAGGAGTTCAAGACTATGCCTTGGTTGGCGCTGCCATTTAGAGACGAGTGTTGTAAGAAGTTAGGGCGTGTCTTCAGGCAATCAAATAATGATGCAGAGGGATATGATAAGCTTGTGATCATTGGCCCTCATGGGAAATTCATTGAACCATTTGGTGCTGACATCTTGTTGGAGTATGGTATTTCAGCATACCCATTCACCTTTAGTAAAGCTGTGGAGTTGGAGATTGAAAAGATAAAGCAACTGAAACTGGAGAAGCTATGGGATAAGAACACTGTCTGTAGAAGGAACAATGGCTCCCAAGTTTCTTTTTCTGAACTTTGTGGGAAAAGAGTCATGCTTGTTCTTGAGAGGATCGGAGGCAGGAAGAGCGATTTTTGTGAGAGCTCGCCAAACGCCTATTTCTTAATAATGTTGAAAGGAAGGTATCTTCTGACGAAGGGTACAGATGATGAGTTTGAAGTGATCCGCATTTTAGCTGATAATCTTGAATTTTCCAATGGTCGACACTTTGACCTTAAAATTGAGGGTTATTCGACTTCACTTGAAGGGGATCTGGGAGATCATAACTGA